Proteins encoded together in one Pongo pygmaeus isolate AG05252 chromosome Y, NHGRI_mPonPyg2-v2.0_pri, whole genome shotgun sequence window:
- the LOC129025901 gene encoding testis-specific chromodomain protein Y 1-like, translated as MASQEFEVESIVDKRQDKNGNTEYLVWWKGYDEQDDTWEPEQHLRNCEKCILDFNRRQTEKQKKLTWTRTSRIFSNNARRRTSRSTKVGYSKNSPKTLVTDKHHRSKNSKLFAASKIIRRKASSILSDTNNREIINSTIKTLAPESPFNDKKTVSGFQKFEKLDPIAADQQDTVVFKVTEGKLLHDPLSHPGAEQPRIENKTQIHPPMSQMSGSVTASMATGSATQKGIVVLIDPLAANGKTDMHTSVPRVKGGQINITDDSRDQPFIKKMYFTIKLTESASTYRDIVVKKEDGFTQIVLSTRSTEKNALNTEVIKEIVNALNNATVGDSKLVLFSAAGSVFCCGLDFGYFVKHLRNDRNRASLEMVDTIKNCVNTFIQFKKPIVVSVNGPAIGLGASILPLCDLVWANEKAWFQTPYTTFGQSPDGCSTITFQKMMGKASANEMLFAGRKLTAREACAKGLVSQVVLSGTFTQEVMIQIKELASYNQIVLEESKALVRCNIKLELEQANERECEVLRKIWRSAQGTESMLKIPLLGYKAALASLPEGHRTV; from the exons ATGgcttcccaggagtttgaggttgaaaGTATTGTTGACAAAAGACAAGATAAAAATGGGAATACAGAGTATTTGGTTTGGTGGAAAGGTTACGACGAACAGGATGACACTTGGGAACCAGAGCAGCACCTCAGGAACTGTGAAAAATGTATACTTGATTTTAATAGACgacagactgaaaaacagaaaaaactgacATGGACTAGAACCAGTAGAATTTTTTCAAACAATGCCAGAAGAAGAACTTCTAGATCTACAAAAGTGGGCTATTCTAAGAACTCTCCTAAAACGCTAGTGACGGATAAACACCACAGATCCAAAAACAGCAAGTTATTTGCTGCCAGCAAGATCATTAGGAGAAAGGCATCTTCAATTCTCTCCGACACAAATAATAGGGAGATAATAAATTCAACTATCAAGACGCTTGCACCTGAAAGCCCCTTTAACGACAAGAAAACTGTGAGTGGCTTTCAGAAATTTGAGAAACTGGACCCTATTGCAGCAGATCAGCAGGACACAGTGGTCTTCAAGGTGACAGAAGGGAAACTCCTCCACGACCCTTTGTCACATCCTGGTGCAGAACAGCCTAGAATAGAGAACAAGACTCAGATACACCCACCAATGTCGCAGATGTCTGGCTCAGTTACTGCTTCAATGGCCACAGGTTCAGCTACCCAAAAAGGTATAGTGGTATTAATAGACCCATTAGCAGCCAATGGAAAAACAGACATGCATACCTCAGTTCCAAGAGTGAAAGGTGGGCAAATAAATATTACTGATGACAGCAGAGACCAGCCTTTTATCAAGAAGATGTACTTTACCATAAAGCTAACAGAAAGTGCCAGCACATACAGAGACATTGTAGTGAAGAAAGAGGATGGATTCACCCAGATAGTGCTATCAACTAGATccacagaaaaaaatgcactgaatacagaagtaattaaagaaataGTTAATGCTCTTAATAATGCTACTGTGGGTGACAGCAAGCTCGTGCTGTTCAGTGCAGCTGGAAGTGTCTTTTGCTGCGGTCTTGATTTTGGGTACTTTGTGAAGCACTTAAGGAATGACAGAAACAGAGCAAGCCTTGAAATGGTGGATACCATCAAGAACTGTGTGAATacttttattcaatttaaaaagcctattgTTGTATCAGTCAATGGCCCTGCCATTGGACTAGGTGCATCCATCCTGCCTCTTTGTGATCTCGTGTGGGCTAATGAAAAGGCTTGGTTCCAAACCCCTTATACGACCTTTGGACAGAGTCCAGATGGCTGTTCAActattacatttcaaaaaatgatggGTAAAGCATCtgccaatgaaatgttatttgctGGGCGAAAGCTGACAGCACGGGAGGCATGTGCCAAAGGCCTGGTCTCTCAGGTAGTTTTGAGTGGAACTTTCACCCAAGAGGTTATGATTCAAATTAAGGAGCTTGCCTCATATAATCAAATTGTACTGGAAGAATCTAAGGCCCTTGTTCGCTGTAATATTAAGTTAGAGTTGGAACAGGCCAATGAGAGAGAGTGTGAGGTGCTGAGGAAGATCTGGAGGTCAGCCCAAGGGACAGAATCCATGTTAaa AATACCTCTGCTGGGTTATAAGGCAGCATTAGCTTCCCTCCCAGAAGGACACAGAACTGTATGA